The Chitinophagaceae bacterium genome window below encodes:
- a CDS encoding (Fe-S)-binding protein, with protein MNVQIFIPCFVDQLYPETAFNMVKVLEKFGCTVSYNTNQTCCGQPAYNAGFQDECKDVAGKFMKDFAGTDYIVAPSASCSGFVRNYYSKIFDNSSVHNEVKGMQKRLFEFSEFLTDVLKVGDVGAKLEGKATYHDSCAALRECRIKAGPRKLLSHVKGLELVEMNDNETCCGFGGTFAVKFDTISAAMADQKVNNALATGAEYMISTDLSCLMHLDGYIKQKGHNLKTMHLADVLANGW; from the coding sequence CGGAAACTGCTTTTAATATGGTGAAGGTGCTGGAAAAGTTTGGCTGTACAGTTTCCTACAATACCAATCAAACCTGTTGCGGACAACCGGCTTATAATGCAGGCTTCCAGGATGAATGCAAGGATGTGGCAGGAAAGTTCATGAAAGATTTTGCCGGAACAGATTATATTGTTGCACCCAGTGCTTCCTGTTCCGGATTTGTGCGAAACTATTACAGTAAAATCTTTGACAATTCCTCTGTGCATAATGAAGTAAAAGGAATGCAGAAACGACTGTTTGAATTCAGTGAGTTTTTAACGGATGTGCTGAAGGTTGGAGATGTTGGTGCAAAACTGGAAGGGAAAGCAACTTACCACGACAGCTGTGCTGCATTGCGTGAATGCAGGATCAAAGCTGGTCCACGCAAATTATTAAGTCATGTAAAAGGACTGGAGCTGGTGGAAATGAATGATAATGAAACCTGCTGTGGCTTTGGTGGAACCTTTGCTGTTAAGTTTGATACCATCTCTGCTGCCATGGCCGATCAGAAAGTAAACAATGCACTTGCCACAGGTGCTGAGTATATGATCTCTACCGATCTCAGCTGTTTGATGCACCTTGATGGATATATTAAACAGAAAGGCCACAATCTTAAAACCATGCATCTTGCAGATGTGCTGGCGAATGGATGGTAG